tgttaataatactcataataatagcccaagtacttattataagttcctaataacgttactatattaaaacataagctaaactatagttagggtaggtatagctcacttacagcgggttttctcgaaaaccgggcttcgctggagcagcgttcccgagccgaaaggctcttttcttggaactccgggagcctcggggcttccttcgggtgctagggggtttacctaggctttaggggggttaggataggctagagagagagtgtagagagagaaagaaagttggagaggtgtgaagagaagtgaatgcccggcacctctatttataggggtgctgactggtctactcgccgagtaggggggacctactcgccgagttggtccatgtggtggccttctggtggtgccacgtgtccaattctggtggtgccacgtcaccccctatcgcgtgtcagccttcgaacttagaaaaatcataactctcgcatacgagctccgttttcgacgttctttatatccacacgtaggtaaaatcaagatctacaactttcatttagactccgtcggctaattctcgaccgatctcaaatttaacagtaggaggcctttagactgttaaatgaccgcgaagaattcgtaactccttcatgcgaactccgttttcgtccatctttttgccgttgagttcctattaatgagatcttcaactctcatttaggtcgcgtaagccaaaaaccactcgaactaaaattcgagtttcgggttgtacactgctattccgaaacttcgaaaaatcataacttcttcatacgaagtcagatttgggcgttctttttatcgacgttcttagtttaacatattctacgactttcgtttagattgctaaggctaaatctcactctatcgtaaattcactatttacgcttcccggtgccgtgccggttttgctgtaaaacttcgacgggccataacttcttcgttataactcggatttcggcgttctttatatgtacggaaaccttgagacatagtctacaactttatgtagagatatcgggcttatctcacactttaattttgacgcttatttttattatttattaattatacatttataattaaattataagcacataaatacacataattcacataatactcaaatatttcatctttattacttcaaaagagttacaagagttgacctagactattacattgacaaaaatgcttagccctgaaacccgggcgttacatattAGGACTCAAATTTGTGGTTTggacttctagacttaatcattaagagcttaatgaagaGTTTGGCTTGATggatgagtatgttgggcgtacaagtctGTACGCACAGCGTACAAGCTAAATAGCGTGTACGCTTAGCATATAGCTGAGAACGCCCTGCATACTCAGCAGGATTGGACTTTGATGTTGGGCTTCGGTTTGGGCCATCTTTTGGGCTTAGTTGGCTTGGGCTCTGTTGGGACATCAGTTTTGGCCTAATAACTATTTTGAGAAGGCCTACaatgggattgggcccaatttggattaTTGGGCTATGAATTGGGCCTTAGGTGGCTAATTTTTGTATTTGGTCCTTTTTAGATTATTTGGTTTGGGCTTAAGTCTTAGCCCAAACTAGGTAAGGGGTAAATTGGTCGTTTACCCTAGTATTGGTCTGATGGTTTGGACgggaatccaattattaattgaatgttatttgatattgatagctccgGGATCCGTCAGCCAGCAGCCAGGGATTATCTATGagattcggcagtgcgaggtgagttttcctcaccatacttgcgggtcgaaggcaccaatgttggcccattggattgatattcgATTATGCATGTTATTGTACTTTAGTGATCTTTTAGATCAgtgtcctggtatataggatgatggtatactttagtgatctattagatctattTGACTGGCTGtagattgttatatgattatttgttatatgtgcacatgtttggtcggtggctgaggcttcactgctttgtgcgtaagccaaTAGGTCGGGGCATTCTAATCCAATGGTTGAGgtcctagggtattccaacccaatggttgattggacttatagtatgttggcattccaacccgatggttgagggcatgGGGTatttccaacccaatggttgattcgacccatagtatgttgacattccaacccgatggttgagggccagggtattccaacccgatgattaattaaacacataatatgttggcattctaacccgatggttgagggcatgaggtattctaacccgatggttgattggactcatagtatgttgttattgttgttgttatctGTTGTGTggcggtattttgggggaactcactaagttgtgTGCTTACagttcagtttattgtttcaaatACTTCagaggaccgtggcaaggcgaaggcgtgaccgtacacatccttggttttacggCTGaatggatcttgggagactctgattttaaataatgttttggaaatactaattttgtaaacacttttattagtaaagtgtcgttttgaaaagtttaaatttcttgaaatttttgggatgttacatatggtTATCATTCTTATACATATTACTATTTTTCTTCTTGTTTGTGTTTCGTTTTTCTGATATTATTTTGATTATCATTTTTATGGAAGATATAATTTTTAAATGTAGATTAGTTTCAATATAAAAGAGTATTAATATCATCATTATGTAAAAAGGGAAGCAAAGATGCTTATAAATCAAAAAATGGCAAAATAAAgtgaaattttgaagtttttatcaACTACATGGATTTAATCAAAACAAATacccaaaatatatttttttggttcttttgattatcattacctacAACAAAGATTAAGCAGAGAGAGAGGAGAGTCAAAGAGGAAACTTGTTGTGCTCAATTATATTGGCTTCCATGGATAAAAATAGAAGAAAGTAATTGCATCATACATAAATCAAGGTATTTgtgttctgttttttttttctttctgattTTGACCCAGTTTTGTAGGTTTTGGACCATTTTTTGTTTCattattaattacatttgatgatttaaatttaaaattggcTAAAGTTTAACTGATTCGTTGTTAGGTGGTTTTACCGGAGATAATAGTTTAATCTAAAAAGAATGTTCGACTGTGTTTGTTTAATCACTTATgattataaatatggttttatatATGATTAGAATCCACCGATAATAATCATTTGTGATTATAACTATTTGCAGCATACATGATTAGAATACTCGATTGTAACTATTGGCAACATAAATGATTAGAATACCTGttctaatcatttatgattataacaccacatgctttttataataatcattcatttttatgttttttttatatttttattgtattACAGGTTATTGTCATTTTATAGATATTGATCAAAGAAAAAAGAATGATGTATTTTTTAAGGTGGCACTACTACTCGTTATATAAGCTCACGAGCCATTTGATTGAAATAGAAGAATAGGGTTGCCACCGATTCAATAAAATGTTTGACATGTGGATGAATTTTGCAATTTTTCCTTTTGAAGTGGTTTAATTATTATTGagtataattatatataaatatatgaaacTAGTCTTgacatattcatttatgaatataactatataaatatataacctcaatatttggaaaatttatttatgaatatAACAATGTTTAATAATGAATAATTAATGTgttgaattttttatttattagtatattcaTGTATGATCGGTAGTATAATTTCTAttcatttaaatgaaaatttttatcactaaattgtgttttatttatttagatTACAACCATATATTTGTATAATTACAAATGAGTTTTATTACTAaattgtgttttatttatttagatTACAaccatatatttttataattaaaaatgagttttattcCTATACGATTATAAATATTTAGATGAATGATAGATTAAAAAAAGATTGACTTTTTTTATTTGAcagaaaaattaataaaaaatattttttatcatccattaattaaaaaaatatcggTAATCCCACATTAATTATTATCGGTAATCCCACATTTTAGGTAACTAtaattattatcgctaaattttaggaAATTAAGATTTGAAAAAGTTgatttaatttaaattaaataattaaatacataATTACAAATATACCATTATAAAATGATTTGTCCAGAAGTgctctcgcgttctcaacctttttggtgttctcatttaatcattttcacatatatatatatatatatatatatatatatatatatatatatatatatatatatatatatatatatatatatatatagggaagggttatatggaaaataaacaattagggcaacacatgttggaaccaatgaaagtgtgacaacacatcactttggaataactacataaataacttccaTAATACATTGTTTATGaaaaaagaaatggacacgtgtcacttgatcattggttccagcatatgttgctctaattgtttattttccattgaacctacttctatatatatatatatatatatatatatatatatatatatatatatatatatatatatatatatatatatatatatatatatatatatatatatatatatatatatgtgtgtgtgtgtgtgtgtgtgtgtgtgtgtgtgtgatcttCATCTAGCTTCCTTGGATGCTCATGCTACATTTGATGTAAGTGTGTTTGTGCTTCACTTGAAACTGGAGAGTGAAGAAGGGAGAGAACGAAAGAAGTGTAGATGGGATTCAGTATTAAAGGGTTAATGAATGTTGTGTTGCCATTTTGATGTATCTGATAGAGATATACAACAAGCTAAGTTGGACAAGAAATTAATAGGTAATGTGACCGTAGTAACTAGAAACATAGCTTGTTGTCAGCGGGTTGGTCGGAGCTCTCCGTCGGCGGACATCTTTGTGGTTATTCCTTGATTCTATGTAGAAGATGAAGAAGGACGCTTATGTGATCATACGTCGTCAGACCACCAAAAGCTTGGTGTCGGCTAGAGACGGGAGTTGCATCGGAGGATGAGCATTGTCGGCCTTTGGAGTTGGATGTTGACGTACCTGTCTAGTGTGCGATGCATGGAGGTATCCTTTTGACCTAATGGATCCTATCACTTGTTAGTTTTGGGCTTTAGATTGTTGGGCTAATTGTATGGATTAAATCATTGTCTATGGGATGATGTGTTTTTTTTAACAATTGGACTTCAAGATGGTAGGCTTATTATATATGGATAAAATATATATTGGGTTAAACGTACTATGGAGTAATTAAATCTTAATACATGATTAATAAGATGGAAaatatttgtgaaaatatattTTGGTTTAATTAATTATAAGATGAGTTTATGGACTAATTATGTTGTATGGATTAAGGCTATAGTAGTTCGATAACTATTGGGTAATATTAGATAACGACacataaatattattatttaacgaGTTGGTTAATTATAagtattttgatttatttaaaggcTAGACTATTTTGCTGGTTTAGAGGACATATGCTTAACCTAGTAAGTGAAACACATAATTAAGGGCGATCTAATTGttataacaataataaaagtgAATAAGAAGTATATTATAGTGTATTATTAAGTAATGCTTGAAATTTAGGCTAAATAATGATTAGTTATATAATTGTAGGTGTTCAAGGAGCTGTGTAATCTCTCTTAGCCGCTTCAGTGATTTTATGTTGTGTTTTCCAGCTTCAGTGAGTTCTCATGAACTTACTTATTATATGgactatgtgattatgttatgtgaAACCACGAAAAGACTCTTAAGTGAGGGAAGTGGTTATGGATTGGACAACTGGAGAAAAGCCTCACATTAGTCTGGGTGGCCATGTACGGATGGTCGACCACGCGAAGCCTCTTTAAGGAAGGTGGTATATGTAGGGCAACTAGAGAAAAGACTCTCAAGGGAGGGAATCTAGTTGTGACTAATGATCAGAATGATAGAATCCAAAtgtgtataatcatatataatagCATGTAAGTAATATGTGACTTATTACTTAAAGTTTATGTGATATTTTATGTATTACATATGATCTGTTTAATAGGTGAGTGTTGTGATTACTCATTAAGCTTACAGTTGCTACTTTATGTTTTTAGTTGCAGTTCCTTCGGGTTCAAAGGGCAAGGAACTGGCATGTTTGGGATATTTGAATATTCTCGGAGGGGCATGACATCTAGTTTATCTACTATATGTTATGATATGGTTTTCGAAACAAGACCCAACTTTCGTATTTTGCTATTATTTACATTGATGTAACGTGAAAAGATAATTCTGagatttattaataataataatgaattaaaccttttaatatgAAGAAGAAACTATAAAAGAAGACGATATGAAAGATGATAAGGAAGAGGACAATAAGATCAATACACAATAGAATGAATAGCAAGTGAGAGTTAAAGGGAGGAATGAGAGAGGTGACATGTCTGGAATTAGAATTAGGAAATGATCGAGAAGGATTATGAACAAGAAACTATCTAAGACAGTTGAGGGTAAGAATGGGGAAGGAGGAAGTGTTGCAAAACCAATGGATTTATATTAGGATTTTAATCAGTTGTGTTATGTATGGATTTATGAATGTTTTCTTTAAAAATGAGTGCTAATCTTGTCTttcttgtatgttatggttttatACATTCTAAGTTTGAACtttttcatgttttgttttgATTTATGTTATAATAAATGTGGtttatggatttatttatgtTCTTTTTGGATTTGTGCATAACATGGACATTATAAAAACAATTGGAATACATTTACCAATATAAAATATATGGTGAGTAGTACATGTCAGTGGATTGTCAAACataaagaccattctacccttggTCTATGTGCGCATACAATTAAATATGTTTGCAAAAGTGTACTTTACCCGTTATACAAAGGCTTCACAATCACATATTTTATACTGTCATTTTCACAGGTTATATTCTCTATTTCATACACTTATATAAACTTTATACAATCTCAAATTCAGTCAGCAACATTTCATAATGTTGCTATATTATGATGGAGTTATAATGTTATATGTATGATTTGCACTTGCATGAGAATATGACTTGAATATCACATTTTATTGATGTTCAAGACATAAGTAAGAGAAATTTTCTTTATCATCAACATCAAAAACAACAAATCAAGATCACCAAAACATCACATACAACAACCCAACATGTAACCATAATAAACATAGTTTTTCATTAGTTAAGGTGGGAAAGTTTTCTACAAAAAAGTGTACAAAAATGTCTCCTTTAATGCAGATCTTTGTCAACATCATTATCGGGTTTTATATACCTTCATAATGAACAAAAGTGTTCATGCTACCAAATTAATACAAAAAAGTTGCTTGATAACAACCATCCCccctcctccccccccccccccccccccccccccccccccccaaacagACCCTACTATTTTCACATATTCATGGCCATGAGGACAGTGAAAATAGTAAACAAACCAACTGAGAAACACCATTTCATCGCTTTCTTCTTCTGCTGGTCATCACGAAGTTCAACTTGCAGACCCATATTCTCGCATCTTATAATTATGTAGTTTGGACCCATTTCTTCCTTCGGTTTGTACACTTCAGGCTGCATCTAGACGATTATCGCCTCACATACACATAATGGAATAAAAGGATCATCCATGAGCATCCCTATTGAGTACACCGTTTAAATACTTCAAAAATAATGAAGGCCCCATTAAATGAGTAGTTCTAGGATTATGGAATAGTGTTTTTATTCTAAAATTGGTTGAAAGTTTTGGTAAGCTAACCCTTTTATTGCATCATTTATACTAGGTACCATAAGCAAACGCTCGGCACGATGGTCGGTCGAGTCACCATGACACGAGAGATACGCATCAACTTTGAAATGTTTGATGGTTCTAATTTCTTTCCAACATGACAGGGAAAACTATTAAAATATATTAGTTACCCGATAAGAAGATAAAACTTGAATTTATgtcattaaaatattaaaaataaataacactttaaaacaaaaaataatagtTGGCTGAGCTATAATAATATTAACACTGTAATATATTAAAATTGTTTTTCTAAACATGAATAAAAAAATTGTAGTAAGAATTGTCAAAAAATAATCATACTCTATGAGATCTGAGAGTTGAATGTGTAAGAGACACAAAGTCCAAGGAGCAAAGTGTAATATGCCAAaagctttttcatttttcaaggcAGTATTCCCCAATCTCAAAGCGCCAACGCCTTAAACGATTGTACAGTTTACATCAAAAGTTGTAAAATCATTTGTTTTTGAAGAATTCATACCCAATAAACACGAATAAAGTAACGAATCAGGGTCCGGTCTAAATTGAAGCTGGATAGATTTGAGCGGCGGAAGGTCGCAATATATAACACCGACAACAGTTGTTCTCCACTATTTTTCGCTTCGATCCAGATCTGATCCGTAACGCACACCGGTGAGTGGTTTCTATCTATACACTTCACTGTTCCTGTTCGATTTTTGCTTTTTGCGATTACGTTTTCTCAGAATTGTAGCGAAATCCGGTTTTCATACGACTGTTGGTACTCAATTCGATCACTAGCTTCAAATTCATGGCGGATCTGTACTTCCGTGTGTGTTAGAGCAAATGTTCGCCATTAATTGTTGATTTATTCGTTTTTTTTAAGATGTATGGTGCTGATTTAATTAGGGAATTCGTCATTTGATGCTGTAAATGTATCGGCGACTGAATCTGTAAATCGTTCTTCTTTTTAAAGAAGAAATATCGAATTTATTGTTTGATATCTCGGAATTGAGTATTGTCCTGATGATTTTCTGTTCTTGTTGTCAGAGATCATGGGCCGTGGTGTCAGTAGTGGCGGAGGACAGAGTTCACTCGACTACCTGTTCGGAAGCGGAGAGCCAAAGCCCACCACAGCCAGGACAGAACCGGTGGATGCAGCTCCGGTGAACCATGTTCATGTTGCCGCCGCCACCAATGAGCCACCTCCGAAGCCTACAGCCACCGTGCCTCAGCCAGATATCACAAAACAGATTCCGGCAGGGATTCAGGGTAGCCAGAAAAACAACTATTTCCGAGCTGAAGGACAGAACACTGGAAACTTTCTTACGGTATTATATGATTCAATCACTCATTCGTCATTCCATATTCTTTTTTCACAATTCTTGTTCatcttttttatgtttttgaaatgttAGGATCGACCTTCAACCAAGGTTCATGCAGCACCAGGTGGTGGATCTTCTTTGGGATACCTGTTTGGTGATGGTAGCAATGGCAAATGACATACCAATTACCACCATTGATTCTTAGAAGATAAGAGGTAAGAAGTGTGGTTTGATGTCAATGTAGACCTTAGTTATGGTTAAACCAAATCCTGCTTTCCATTTCTTGGTACTTGTTGACTTCAGATTTGTAATATATTTCTCCATCATTCCAATCTTCTTCTCTCTTGTTCTTTGGTTTCATTTgcattttgaaatttatgtttgttTAGTTTATTTAGTTCTGTTTGATTGATTATTTTTTTGCCTATGAGGACACATGTTTGCCATGAGTGTCAAGGACAAAAATTGCGCATCCATGGAGATTACCATGGAGTCCTTGATTCGAGGAAGAATGTGGCAACATGCTAATCTGAggcctttttttttttaaaaaaaaaatataatgttgAGGGATGAATTAATTTGGAAAGCTTGTGCTTAGAGATTGGAGCATGAATGTTTATATCATCTAAAGGTTGAAAGTCGTCTCTTCATATTTGAATGTTCATTAATATTACAAGGCTTGTGTATGTGAGTGAAAATTTTGACATATCAAGAAACTCAAACTTGACTTCGAATGCACTCATGAATCCAAAGGGACAAATGGTTTGTACTTTGTAATATTGGCAAATGAACTCTATGTGTAGCATTGTATTAGGGAAAATCAATTTTctaaacatttttatttatacatgagtttacatcatttaagTTGGTCAATGATCACACTAAATAAGTTCATGAATATCACTGTGATTTTAGTGTCATGAAAACTTTGGGCTAAAACAGTTGGATTGCTTCTAATATGGTAACATGAGAAACAATTCCATCACGCTTCTTGAGGTCCATAATCCTTCTAAAATGTCTTAAATCTagttgtatattttttttatcgaTAAACTGGTTAAAATGGTTTTAGCAATAGTAAATATGTTGGTTAAAACTGATTTTGGAAAAGCATGAAATTGTTATAAGATTGTTTTTAACAAAATGTatgtaacataaatcaaaatgtcaAATAATCTTAAAAAAATGTTCCAAAACTACTTATAACATTTTAACAATTAACGGAAAATTTCATGTCCTTAAAGTAAATATCCAAATAATATCCAAATAAGTAGTTTAAGTTTATTATCAACTAGTTGTGAGACCTGTATGTTATACGGAttggataaaataaaaaaaattaaatataaaggtttaaataaaaatttatttaaatttaaaaattaaaatttaaaatttgaatttaaaatgaaacatattcaataatatgagttgtaatattgtaatttaattattattttcaaataaggcaattaataattgaggtttaaatatgatgtgttaattaaaaaaagataaaCAATGAGAAAATGACACATGGAAAAgatatttattcaaaaataccaaaaaatgatatgtgtccaagttaatgagagagtgacatgtggtaaaattattttcatttatcagGAAGAATTAAAAAGGAGGATTAAAATTGTAAATTTACCCTCATATGATGGGCCGTAGGATGGCTTAGCGTGAGCTGTCCAAAGCGTGTGGTTTACTCTTTACCATTCCATTCCACACCAAGGAATTTCTTGGAGATCATGGTGGTTGGTGTATTCTCCTCACTATGGTCACATAGTTTGATAATGGTTGAGTTGAACTAATAAATATGTGTGGTATGGTTGTTTCTTGATTTATGTCAAACTGAAAGAACATGAATCCCAAGCACATATCTAATAACTTCAATTATACGGTATAACGAGTAAAATAAAAAATCGAAGTGCAGAAATTTGGATCTTAGATCATCTGGTATACCATGGACGAATCACTTCGTGGTCTAATTGCCTACAGACAACAGCCGTGCACACTAGCCCGGCCGTTCGTGGTTTATCGTTGTCTCGGTGTATCGTGGTGGGGAGGACAAGATGAAACAACCAATAGGATTTTGCTTCATATTTGACTGGGCATGTAGCCGTTGAACtactaattttaaaaaacaaacaaattttttaaacaaattttaCTTATAAAAACCACACTATACATCTATATTTCTTATACCATTCTTTTATTTCTAGTGTTATTTATCATTTTGGAGGGAAATTTGATCGATATGTCCACATTCAAGAAACCCAGGTGGAGATGTTAAGTCGGGTGAAGCAAAAAATGATAGAAGCGCAAATATCATTCCAAGAGACGCAAACCGATATGGAAATTTTAAAGATGAAAGCGGACGATCTTGACGGCgaaaatttgaagattttttcgCGATGAAAAAGTCCGTTCGAGCCCGATATAAGAATAGAGTAGTTTTTTAGTTATGTTTGGTATTTTTAggtgttttatttttattgttatttttattttttattttaggtaatgtaatttttttaatgtAATGTGGTATTTTAGTTTAATGAAAAACTAgcattaaaaaaatatgttttttttatgtatttttaaattaaatttaattaaaaaataagatGAAATGATGTATTTAGTGGTAGGTATCACATTGTTAGTAGTAAAGAATGTAGTGATTATGTGACACCCACCACTATAATGATTAGTGGTAAATATAATAAATGGTCTTACATGTTAtcattaggtgttgtttgttttggaagtggttaaatgtcttttgtctttttccaaGTTTGCGGAAGAAGACGTGCACTTGCGAAACGTCTACCCGCCAGAAGGGAAAAGTGCTCAAAAAGTAGTTTTGTAGAAAAACAAACGAGGCCTTAGTCTTCAGAGTTGAAAATGAAAAACtagtattaaaaaaaattatacatttttttaaatttatatttgaattaaatttaattaaaaaatgagATGTAATGATGTGTTTAGTGGTAAGTATCTCATGGTTAATTTAATGTGGTATTTTAATGTAATGTGGTATTTTAGTTTAATGAAAAactaatattaaaaaaattatatatttttttttatgtatttttgaattaaatttaattaaaaaatgagATGAAATGTGGTATTTTAGTTTAATGAAAAACTAgtattaaaaaattatatttttattcattttttaattaaatgtaattaaaaaataagatgaattgatgtgtttagtgGTAGATATCTTATGGTTAATAGTAGGGAATACAGTGATAATGTAACACCTACCATTATAATAACTAATGAATATAACAAATGGTCTTACGTGTTATCATtttatagttgaaaatgaaatattCAATGTTATTTTTCTATGTCTTGGAACTTGGGCATATTCTTTAATGAACTCTTAATTCACCAAATATTCCAACGATTCTCGAATCACTTTGAATTAACCTACAAATCAACCATATGGGGTAAtccatttttcacattttaatgaTGATCTTTTGGTGTGAATGAATCTTCAAAGCTCGTACACTCATTTACAATACTTTGGACTCACATGATGGTGCATCATATCCATGTGCCCATTCTAAAGGAAATCAACAATATAAACGCTAGAGATGCTTGACTTTGATGTAGATATAAAAAGGGCAAATCTTTTTCCAGAAATTGCTCAAACAAAATTTGTCTCGATTCATGATATATATATTTAACTCATTAACGGTTTATGTGTTTGTGTACTCCTACTTATGTAATTAGTTTAGC
The genomic region above belongs to Lactuca sativa cultivar Salinas chromosome 4, Lsat_Salinas_v11, whole genome shotgun sequence and contains:
- the LOC111902280 gene encoding protein SPIRAL1-like 2 — protein: MGRGVSSGGGQSSLDYLFGSGEPKPTTARTEPVDAAPVNHVHVAAATNEPPPKPTATVPQPDITKQIPAGIQGSQKNNYFRAEGQNTGNFLTDRPSTKVHAAPGGGSSLGYLFGDGSNGK